A window of Rhinatrema bivittatum chromosome 2, aRhiBiv1.1, whole genome shotgun sequence contains these coding sequences:
- the LOC115083365 gene encoding histamine H3 receptor-like, which translates to MQSNNISRVSKAPWEGFSSTTRLIVSMFLTLADGSAVLGNSLVIFAFVIDRRLKSQSNFLLLNLAICDFIVGSFTLPICITYVLNGKWILGRGLCKLWLAINYPTCLTSVFSIVLISHDRFLSVTNAVAYRAQQGITSRAFIKMFIAWILSILIYTPAISCWDIIVGFSVIPDGECTPEFFHNRYFRFFGCGVDFFLPISVIIYFNLNIYLTINKRKKSRKIHIDKNKIKTNDEDSTADIFYVKNDGAEVYMSPHLDLRDELAARELPASLENLVDLTGRVDHRLQEHHRESWMPKKLSWVRSPPTTSPALSRVSIVAKTEEPMQLAMGG; encoded by the exons ATGCAAAGCAATAATATTTCCAGGGTCAGCAAAGCTCCTTGGGAAGGTTTCTCAAGCACCACACGACTGAttgtctccatgttcctgacGCTGGCAGATGGAAGTGCTGTACTGGGAAACAGCTTGGTCATTTTTGCTTTTGTAATAGACAGGAGGCTAAAAAGCCAAAGCAACTTTTTACTTCTTAATCTTGCAATCTGTGACTTTATAGTGG ggtccTTCACATTGCCCATATGTATAACCTATGTGCTAAATGGAAAATGGATACTTGGACGAGGACTCTGCAAACTTTGGCTAGCTATAAATTATCCTACCTGCTTGACTTCGGTATTTAGTATTGTGCTGATCAGCCATGATCGTTTTCTATCTGTCACAAATGCG GTTGCTTATAGAGCTCAGCAAGGAATCACAAGTCGtgcatttataaaaatgtttatagcATGGATCTTATCTATCCTTATATATACACCAGCAATATCGTGCTGGGATATTATAGTGGGCTTCAGTGTTATTCCAGATGGGGAATGCACACCTGAATTTTTCCACAATAGATATTTCCGTTTCTTTGGTTGTGGTGTAGATTTCTTTCTCCCTATCtctgtcattatttattttaatttaaatatatatttgacCATCAATAAACGTAAAAAAAGTAGGAAAATTCATAttgacaaaaacaaaataaagaccaATGATGAAGACTCAACAGCAGACATTTTCTATGTAAAGAATGATGGAGCAGAAGTCTACATGTCACCACATCTTGAT CTGAGGGATGAACTagctgcaagggagctccctgcctccctggagaacCTTGTAGATTTAACAGGCCGagttgaccatcgtctccaagagcatcaccgAGAGAGCTGGATGCCCAAGAAGCTCTCTTGGGTTCGATCGCCACCGACCACCAGCCCTGCTCTAAGTAGGGTCTCTATTGTGGCCAagacggaagagcccatgcagttggccATGGGCGGCTGA